The genomic stretch CCAAGCCGACTTCGCGATGTCGAAGATCGCCGTCAACGAAAGCTACGGCGGCAACGAGCTGCGCAAGGCCATCGACTACTTCTGCCACCTGGCCGTGGCGCCGGAGTTCTACTCGAAGATCGAGAAGGGCGATCCCGCCTTCGCGGGGTCCGGCTTCTGGCCAAGGATGAAGTGGCTCAAGGACGTCAGCGAAGATCTCTACGACCCCACCTACACTGACATGCTGCGCGTCGCCTTTACCTCGGAGTTCGGGCGAGGCAGGCTGCAGGACCTGGTGGCGCTGCTGTCAGGCCGCAACTTCGAAACCCGGGAGTACGAGGAGGCCATCGCCGAGGCGTCCTTCGGCAAGCTCAAGGCCGGCATCGAAGCCTTCATGAGCAAGACCCACTTCGACCGTCTGACGATGATCCTGCGTTCGTCGGGCTTCCTGACTGCCGACCTGATCCGCAGCCAGAACGCGGTCAACTTCGCCTACATCGTCTACCTGCGCGGCCGCGCTGCGCAGCTCGCCGCGGACGACCTCGAGCGCCTGGTCCGGCGCTGGTACGCCATGTCGATCTTGACCGGCCGCTATGCGGGCAGCCCCGAGACGGCCTTCGATGTGGATATCCGCCAGATCGAGAGCCAAGGCCTGACCGCCTATGTCGAGGCGGTGATCGGTAACGAGTTGCCGGACGCGTTCTGGACCGGCATGCTGCCGCAGCTCATGGATACCTCGTCGTCCACCAGCCCCTACTTCATCGCCTACCAGGCGGCTCAGGCGCGGCTTGGCGACAGGGGCTTTCTATCTACGGACATCACCGTGCGTGACCTGCTGCTCAACCGGGGCGACAAGCACCATGTCTTCCCGCGCAAGCACCTGCAGCAGCTGGGCCTCTCGCGCGGGCGCTACAACCAGATCGCCAACTTCGTCATCGCCCAGAGCGAGATCAATATCGCCATCGGCGACAAGGCGCCGGAGAAGTACTTCGCGGAGATCGCCGATCAGGTGAATGGCGGCAAGAAGCGCTACGGCGGCATCACCGACCCAGTGCGCCTGCGCGAGAATTACGAGCAGAACTGCTTGCCCGCGGGTCTGGCCGAGGGTGCGGTGCCCGCCTACGACGAGTTCCTCGCCGAGCGCCGCAGGCTGATGGCGCTGCGGATCAAGCAGTGGTTCGAGGTGCTATCGTGATCGACGGGCTCAAGCCCTATCCGGCGATGAAGGACTCTGGAGTGCCGTGGCTGGGGGAGGTGCCGGAGCACTGGGAAGCACGACGGGTCAAGCACGTCTTTCAACGAATCGTGGGCGGCTCAACGCCCCCGAGCTCGGAGGCAACGTACTGGGACGGAGCCGTTGTCTGGATAACTCCCGCAGATCTGAGCAAGGCCTCCAGTCTCAAGGGCTCGCAGCGACGAATCACGAGCGACGGCCTGTCGGCGTGCTCGGCGGAACTCGTGCCGCCGGGCAGCATCATCGTGACTTCTCGTGCACCCGTCGGCAATGTCGCTATAGCCGACGTCGAGCTCTGCACTAATCAGGGCTGCAAAGCTCTAGTCCCAGCGCTCGGCCTTATAGACCCAGTGTTCGGCTACCATGTCCTGTCCACGCTCAAGGGTGAACTCCAGAGCCTTGCCACCGGCACGACGTTCAACGAGATCTCTA from bacterium encodes the following:
- a CDS encoding DUF262 domain-containing protein, which codes for MATQRYSVTPHPIETLLTWVKSGEIAIPEIQRPFVWDATKVRNLLDSLYQGYPVGYLISWRNPTVKLKDGTPSAGKRILIDGQQRVTALMAALLGREVLTRDYETVRIRIAFHPGEERFEVRNPAIEKDKAWIDDIARLFAADVYLGDLTDEYVTRNPEANRSAIGKVLERVAKITNNHVGLIELAEDLDIETVTEIFIRVNSAGTELSQADFAMSKIAVNESYGGNELRKAIDYFCHLAVAPEFYSKIEKGDPAFAGSGFWPRMKWLKDVSEDLYDPTYTDMLRVAFTSEFGRGRLQDLVALLSGRNFETREYEEAIAEASFGKLKAGIEAFMSKTHFDRLTMILRSSGFLTADLIRSQNAVNFAYIVYLRGRAAQLAADDLERLVRRWYAMSILTGRYAGSPETAFDVDIRQIESQGLTAYVEAVIGNELPDAFWTGMLPQLMDTSSSTSPYFIAYQAAQARLGDRGFLSTDITVRDLLLNRGDKHHVFPRKHLQQLGLSRGRYNQIANFVIAQSEINIAIGDKAPEKYFAEIADQVNGGKKRYGGITDPVRLRENYEQNCLPAGLAEGAVPAYDEFLAERRRLMALRIKQWFEVLS
- a CDS encoding restriction endonuclease subunit S codes for the protein MKDSGVPWLGEVPEHWEARRVKHVFQRIVGGSTPPSSEATYWDGAVVWITPADLSKASSLKGSQRRITSDGLSACSAELVPPGSIIVTSRAPVGNVAIADVELCTNQGCKALVPALGLIDPVFGYHVLSTLKGELQSLATGTTFNEIS